The window AAAAAGATCATAGGGTGTGCACTTTAACTAAAGGAGTTAATAATGGATAAGATAAAAATTGATACTAAGGGAATGGATTGTCCAATGCCTCTCATCGAATTAAAAAAGTCTATGGAGGAAGCTGAAAAAGGGCAGGAAATAGAAGTTCTGTTCACTTGCCCGGAAGCGACTGTAAACTTGCCACAATATTGTCAAGAAAATGAAATTGAAGTTCTCAATTATGAGAAAGAGGGCAATAAATTCTGGCGCATAGTGGTTCGTAAATAAAATACAAAGATTTTTATAATATAGAATAATAAATATATAAAGATTTTTATAATATAGAATAATAAATATATAAAGGTTAATAGAAACTTATTTACCGATTGAATCAATTACACTGCAACAATACCATTTATTTAATAAAATATTAGGTATCTGAGCGGTGTTTTTGTTATAATAAACAAACACGTCAAAGGATCTTCAGATGGCGTTGGTAATGAAATATGTATATTGAGAAAACGGAGAAATAATAGCTTAATGAAAAAT of the Synergistaceae bacterium genome contains:
- a CDS encoding sulfurtransferase TusA family protein, whose amino-acid sequence is MDKIKIDTKGMDCPMPLIELKKSMEEAEKGQEIEVLFTCPEATVNLPQYCQENEIEVLNYEKEGNKFWRIVVRK